One Thermus sp. CCB_US3_UF1 DNA window includes the following coding sequences:
- a CDS encoding YbbR-like domain-containing protein, with protein MREWGGFLLALLAALGLWYSLRERAPVVERVVSVPLRVVGLEGEWLAEGVPKEVLLRLRGPAHLVEGTPPVSAYLDLSGVEGPFAREVRVAVPQGVEVREVRPARVEGRVEAILTRTLPVEVLSQGAWVRLEPALVQARGPRSQVEEAVAAVGLDLGGESVALSAFGPRGPLPGVELFPKAVRILARETPLFRKEVPLVLKPPAGLRVLEYTPRSVEVVGPREALEALEGVEASPQGGFRPGEVAGPFRLALPPGVRTLGPVSGRVRLALE; from the coding sequence GTGCGTGAGTGGGGCGGCTTCCTCCTGGCCCTTCTGGCGGCCCTAGGCCTTTGGTACTCCCTCAGGGAGCGGGCCCCGGTGGTGGAGCGGGTGGTGAGCGTGCCCCTGCGGGTGGTGGGCCTGGAAGGGGAGTGGCTGGCGGAAGGGGTTCCCAAGGAGGTCCTCCTCCGCCTCCGCGGCCCCGCCCACCTGGTGGAGGGAACCCCCCCGGTTTCCGCCTACCTGGACCTTTCCGGGGTGGAGGGCCCCTTTGCCCGGGAGGTACGGGTGGCCGTGCCCCAGGGGGTGGAGGTGCGGGAGGTGCGCCCGGCCCGGGTGGAGGGCCGGGTGGAGGCCATCCTCACCCGCACCCTGCCCGTGGAGGTCCTCTCCCAAGGGGCCTGGGTGCGCCTCGAGCCCGCCCTTGTGCAGGCCAGGGGGCCTAGGAGCCAGGTGGAGGAGGCGGTGGCCGCGGTGGGCCTGGACCTGGGAGGGGAGAGCGTGGCCCTCAGTGCCTTCGGCCCCCGGGGGCCCCTCCCTGGGGTGGAGCTTTTCCCCAAGGCCGTGCGCATCCTGGCCCGGGAAACCCCCCTTTTCCGCAAGGAGGTGCCCTTGGTCCTCAAGCCTCCGGCGGGCCTCCGGGTTCTGGAGTATACCCCCCGTTCCGTGGAGGTGGTAGGGCCGAGGGAGGCTTTGGAAGCCCTGGAAGGGGTGGAGGCCTCCCCCCAAGGGGGGTTCCGCCCGGGGGAGGTGGCGGGGCCCTTCCGCCTGGCCCTGCCCCCAGGGGTGCGGACCCTGGGGCCGGTTTCCGGAAGGGTGCGGCTTGCGCTAGAATAG
- the trxB gene encoding thioredoxin-disulfide reductase: protein MEFTLTGLAGSGAKEERYDVVIIGGGPAGLTAGIYAGRAQLKTVILEKGLPGGQIAQTDEVENYPGFPEGISGPELAGRMVQQAEKFGARIVMDEVLGIEPGENGFLVRGFERTYLARAVIIATGANPRKLGVPGEERFYGRGVSTCATCDGFFYRDKEVVVVGGGDAAVEEGLFLTKFARKVTLVHRRDELRANKVAQARAFQNPKMHFLFSHVVTEVLGEESVTGVRLKNLKTGEEYVYPTDGVFVFIGHEPNTAFLKGVVELRPDGYVAVRDEVYTSVPGIFAAGDVADPIYRQLTTSVGAGTRAAMTAEKYLAEHSEPVRP, encoded by the coding sequence ATGGAGTTCACCCTCACCGGGCTTGCGGGAAGCGGCGCCAAGGAAGAGCGCTACGACGTGGTCATCATCGGCGGTGGCCCCGCCGGGCTCACCGCTGGCATCTACGCGGGCCGGGCCCAGCTCAAGACCGTGATCCTGGAAAAGGGCCTGCCCGGGGGCCAGATCGCCCAGACCGACGAGGTGGAGAACTACCCCGGTTTCCCCGAAGGCATCTCTGGCCCGGAGCTGGCAGGGCGCATGGTCCAGCAGGCGGAGAAGTTCGGGGCCCGGATCGTCATGGACGAGGTGTTGGGGATAGAGCCCGGGGAAAACGGTTTCCTGGTGCGGGGCTTTGAGCGCACCTATCTGGCCCGGGCGGTCATCATCGCCACCGGGGCCAACCCCAGGAAGCTAGGGGTTCCGGGGGAGGAGCGGTTTTATGGCCGGGGGGTTTCCACCTGCGCCACCTGCGACGGCTTCTTCTACCGGGATAAGGAGGTGGTGGTGGTGGGCGGGGGGGATGCCGCGGTGGAGGAGGGGCTTTTCCTCACCAAGTTTGCCCGTAAGGTGACCCTGGTCCACCGCCGGGACGAGCTCAGGGCCAACAAGGTGGCCCAGGCCCGGGCCTTCCAGAACCCCAAGATGCACTTTCTCTTCTCCCACGTGGTGACCGAGGTCCTGGGGGAGGAGAGCGTGACCGGGGTCCGGCTCAAGAACCTGAAAACGGGGGAGGAGTACGTCTACCCCACGGACGGGGTCTTCGTCTTCATCGGCCACGAGCCCAACACCGCCTTCCTCAAGGGGGTGGTGGAGCTCAGGCCGGATGGGTATGTGGCCGTGCGCGACGAGGTCTACACCTCGGTTCCCGGCATCTTCGCCGCCGGGGACGTAGCCGACCCCATCTACCGCCAGCTGACCACCAGTGTGGGGGCCGGTACCCGGGCGGCCATGACCGCGGAGAAGTACCTGGCGGAGCACAGCGAACCTGTACGGCCCTAA
- the cdaA gene encoding diadenylate cyclase CdaA — MPLTWRDLLDILLVAVLFYYLWRLMAGTRALNLVRGVLVYLLVWFLASLLGLSTLSWLLGNAATLGAFALIVVFQPELRGLLERLGRAQGPRAPSLALEELLLGLARLSERRYGALIALERRTPLGEYAATGEVLEARLSARLLQTVFHPGTPLHDGGAILRGDRLFAAGCVFPLSEAHLGLGTRHRAALGLSEVSDALVLVVSEETGTIRVAEAGRLSPPLALEALREKLKEVLRA, encoded by the coding sequence ATGCCCCTCACCTGGCGCGACCTCCTGGACATCCTTCTGGTGGCCGTCCTCTTCTACTACCTCTGGCGCCTCATGGCCGGCACCCGGGCCCTGAACCTGGTCCGGGGGGTCTTGGTCTACCTGCTGGTCTGGTTTTTGGCCAGCCTCCTGGGGCTTTCCACCCTGTCCTGGCTGCTCGGCAACGCCGCTACCCTGGGGGCCTTCGCCCTCATCGTGGTCTTCCAGCCGGAGTTGCGGGGGCTTTTGGAACGGCTGGGCCGTGCCCAGGGGCCCAGGGCGCCCTCCTTGGCCCTGGAGGAGCTTCTCCTCGGCCTTGCCCGCCTTTCCGAGCGGCGCTATGGAGCCCTCATCGCCCTGGAGCGGCGCACCCCCTTGGGGGAGTACGCGGCCACGGGGGAGGTGCTGGAGGCCCGGCTTTCCGCCCGGCTTCTGCAGACGGTCTTCCACCCCGGGACCCCCCTGCACGACGGGGGGGCCATCCTGCGGGGGGACCGGCTTTTTGCCGCCGGGTGCGTCTTTCCCCTTTCCGAAGCCCACCTGGGCCTGGGCACCCGCCACCGGGCGGCCTTGGGCCTTTCCGAGGTTTCCGATGCCCTGGTCCTGGTGGTGAGCGAGGAAACGGGGACCATCCGCGTGGCCGAGGCGGGGCGGCTTTCCCCGCCCCTGGCCCTCGAGGCCCTGCGGGAAAAGCTCAAGGAGGTGCTCCGTGCGTGA
- a CDS encoding DUF4127 family protein, with product MASRLSALVLLLGLALGQTLYLPLDDRPPNWAPCAWGLVLCPPRAAYRGPEGADEALLRAWLLATPGERLVASLDALAYGGLLPSRHRALYPEEALARLEPLLSWRGRHGGEVFLFGVVPRWDASRRERNLEVLRRLAPGALLEGLYLEAVWDDALKDSPAPREARELPYPSRPGADEAGQVLLLRALRPGLRVGVVYRGVGAERVTPYEALPLRETVAGLLRSAGAQEVALAEGPDLVLYAYGGQDPRGAARELLGLMARFPVALADLARVNRGDPGLMAYLQDLGLYGRLAAYASWGTPANNLGSALAQGGLFLSQSQGRLERLAEAYFAYWWGEVGRPHVRARFAEPLPEEAQGVVALWPYWALEGYRVDLEGLGFPWRRAFEAQGRLRLHPLSAPSRLVE from the coding sequence GTGGCCAGCCGGCTTTCTGCCCTGGTCCTCCTCCTGGGCCTGGCCTTAGGCCAGACCCTGTACCTTCCCCTGGACGACCGCCCGCCCAACTGGGCCCCTTGCGCCTGGGGCCTGGTCCTCTGCCCCCCACGGGCGGCCTACCGGGGTCCGGAGGGGGCAGACGAGGCCCTCCTTAGGGCCTGGCTCCTCGCCACCCCGGGGGAGCGCCTGGTGGCCAGCCTGGACGCCCTCGCCTATGGCGGGCTCCTCCCAAGCCGCCACCGGGCTCTTTACCCCGAGGAGGCCCTGGCCCGTCTGGAACCCCTCCTTTCCTGGAGGGGGCGCCATGGGGGGGAGGTCTTCCTCTTCGGGGTGGTGCCCCGTTGGGATGCCAGCCGGAGGGAGCGGAACCTGGAGGTGCTCCGCCGCCTGGCCCCTGGGGCCCTCCTGGAGGGGTTGTACCTGGAGGCGGTTTGGGACGATGCCCTCAAGGACTCCCCCGCCCCGCGGGAAGCCCGGGAACTTCCCTACCCGAGCCGCCCTGGGGCGGACGAGGCGGGGCAGGTCCTCCTCCTCCGGGCTCTCCGCCCCGGGCTACGGGTGGGGGTGGTCTACAGGGGGGTTGGGGCGGAGCGGGTCACCCCTTACGAGGCCCTGCCCCTGCGGGAAACCGTGGCCGGCCTCCTCCGGAGCGCGGGGGCCCAGGAGGTGGCCTTGGCCGAGGGACCGGACCTGGTCCTTTACGCCTATGGGGGCCAGGATCCCCGGGGGGCGGCCCGGGAACTCCTGGGCCTCATGGCCCGCTTCCCCGTGGCCCTGGCGGACCTCGCCCGGGTGAACCGGGGGGACCCGGGCCTCATGGCCTACCTGCAGGACCTCGGCCTTTATGGCCGCTTGGCGGCCTACGCCAGCTGGGGCACCCCGGCCAACAACCTGGGAAGCGCCCTGGCCCAAGGGGGGCTTTTCCTTTCCCAAAGCCAGGGCCGTCTGGAGCGGCTGGCCGAGGCCTACTTCGCCTACTGGTGGGGGGAGGTGGGCCGGCCCCACGTGCGGGCCCGCTTCGCCGAACCCCTGCCGGAGGAGGCCCAGGGGGTGGTGGCCTTATGGCCCTACTGGGCGCTGGAGGGCTATCGGGTAGACCTGGAGGGCCTGGGCTTTCCCTGGCGCCGGGCTTTTGAGGCCCAAGGCCGCTTGCGCCTCCACCCCCTTTCTGCGCCTTCCCGTCTGGTAGAGTAG
- the glmS gene encoding glutamine--fructose-6-phosphate transaminase (isomerizing): MCGIVGYVGFRNATDVLVDGLRRLEYRGYDSAGVAVRTPAGLGVVKRSGKLSALEEALKAQHLEGPLGVGHTRWATHGAPTDPNAHPHTTEDGKIAVIHNGIIENYLELKEALLARGHRFASETDSEVLAHLVEEKYRGDLLEALREALKEVRGAYAVVVVHEDREEIVAARTVSPLVIGLGEGENLLASDVPALLPYTRRVIFLHDGDLVRLTRERVEIQNLAGEPLERPVVEIDWTLEAAEKGGFPHYMLKEIYEQPWVLENTLGGRLREEDGDVDLGLALDPKGVERVHFVACGTAAYAGWYGKYLMEILARVPAEWEVASEYRYRDPVVDGKTLAVAISQSGETIDTLEGIREAKAKGARTLGVINAKGSSLTREVEDVLYIHAGPEIGVASTKAYTAMLAAMALLAVRFGRARGTLSREAAQGLIREMRKLPRLVEEVLEKRPLVAHIAEKYHQAQDFLFLGRHVQAPTAYEGALKLKEISYIHAEAYPAGEMKHGPIALIDEHLPVVVLATQGPLYEKTLANIQEVRARGGKVIALATEGDREIGKLAQDVIYLPEVHPLLYPIVSVVPLQLLAYEVAALLGRDVDQPRNLAKSVTVE; encoded by the coding sequence ATGTGCGGAATCGTCGGGTACGTGGGCTTTCGCAACGCCACGGATGTGCTGGTGGATGGCCTTAGGCGGCTGGAGTACCGGGGGTACGACTCCGCGGGGGTGGCGGTGAGGACCCCGGCGGGGCTTGGGGTGGTGAAGCGCTCGGGGAAGCTTTCCGCCCTGGAGGAGGCCTTGAAGGCCCAGCATCTGGAAGGGCCCTTGGGCGTCGGCCATACCCGCTGGGCCACCCACGGGGCCCCCACGGACCCCAACGCCCACCCCCACACCACGGAGGACGGGAAGATCGCCGTCATCCACAACGGCATCATCGAGAACTACCTGGAGCTCAAGGAGGCCCTCCTGGCCCGGGGCCACCGTTTCGCCTCCGAGACGGACAGCGAGGTGCTGGCCCACCTGGTGGAGGAGAAGTACCGGGGGGACCTCCTCGAGGCCCTGCGGGAAGCCCTGAAGGAGGTGCGGGGGGCCTACGCGGTGGTGGTGGTCCACGAGGACCGGGAGGAGATTGTCGCTGCCCGCACGGTAAGCCCCCTGGTGATCGGCTTAGGGGAAGGGGAAAACCTCCTGGCCTCGGACGTGCCCGCCCTTCTCCCCTACACCCGCCGGGTGATCTTCCTGCACGACGGGGACCTGGTCCGCCTCACCCGGGAAAGGGTGGAGATCCAAAACCTGGCCGGCGAGCCCCTGGAGCGCCCGGTGGTGGAGATCGACTGGACCCTCGAGGCCGCGGAAAAGGGCGGCTTCCCCCACTACATGCTCAAGGAGATCTACGAGCAGCCCTGGGTCCTGGAAAACACCCTGGGGGGCCGCCTGCGGGAGGAGGATGGGGACGTGGACCTGGGCCTGGCGCTGGACCCCAAAGGGGTGGAGCGGGTCCACTTCGTGGCCTGCGGCACCGCCGCCTACGCGGGGTGGTACGGCAAGTACCTCATGGAGATCCTGGCCCGCGTCCCCGCGGAGTGGGAGGTGGCCAGCGAATACCGCTACCGCGACCCGGTGGTGGACGGGAAAACCCTGGCCGTGGCCATCAGCCAGTCCGGGGAAACCATCGACACCCTGGAGGGGATCCGCGAGGCCAAGGCCAAGGGGGCCAGGACCCTGGGGGTCATCAACGCCAAGGGCTCCAGCCTCACCCGGGAGGTGGAGGACGTCCTCTACATCCACGCCGGGCCGGAGATCGGGGTGGCCTCCACCAAGGCCTACACGGCCATGCTGGCGGCCATGGCCCTCCTGGCGGTGCGCTTTGGCCGGGCCCGGGGCACCCTGAGCCGGGAGGCGGCCCAAGGGCTCATCCGGGAGATGCGCAAACTCCCCCGCCTGGTGGAGGAGGTGCTGGAGAAGCGGCCCCTGGTGGCCCACATCGCCGAGAAATACCACCAGGCCCAGGACTTCCTCTTCCTGGGGCGGCACGTCCAGGCCCCCACCGCCTACGAGGGGGCCCTGAAGCTCAAGGAGATCAGCTACATCCACGCCGAGGCCTACCCCGCCGGGGAGATGAAGCACGGGCCCATCGCCCTCATCGACGAGCACCTGCCCGTGGTGGTCCTGGCCACCCAGGGCCCCCTCTACGAAAAAACCCTGGCCAACATCCAGGAGGTGCGGGCCCGGGGCGGGAAGGTGATCGCCCTGGCCACCGAGGGGGATAGGGAGATAGGCAAGCTGGCCCAGGACGTGATCTACCTCCCCGAGGTCCATCCCCTCCTCTACCCCATCGTGAGCGTGGTGCCCCTGCAGCTTTTGGCCTACGAGGTGGCCGCCCTCCTGGGCCGGGACGTGGACCAGCCCCGGAACCTGGCCAAGAGCGTGACGGTGGAGTAA
- the def gene encoding peptide deformylase, translating to MIYPIRLYGDPVLRKKALPVRDFSGLPRLAEDMLETMLEAHGVGLAAPQIGLSQRLFVAVEYADEPEGEERPLRDLVRRVYVVANPVVLHREGEVEGTEGCLSLPGLYSEEVPRAERIRVAYQDEEGVERTVELEGYMARVFQHEIDHLDGVFFFERLPQPKREAFLEANRLELARLQREAKALLKELSGR from the coding sequence ATGATCTACCCCATCCGCCTCTACGGCGACCCGGTGCTCCGCAAGAAGGCCCTTCCCGTGCGGGACTTCTCCGGACTACCCCGTCTAGCCGAGGACATGCTGGAAACCATGTTGGAGGCCCACGGCGTGGGCCTGGCGGCCCCACAGATCGGGCTTTCCCAGCGGCTTTTTGTGGCCGTGGAGTACGCGGACGAGCCCGAGGGGGAGGAGAGGCCCCTGAGGGACCTGGTGCGCCGGGTCTACGTGGTGGCCAACCCGGTGGTCCTGCACCGGGAAGGGGAGGTGGAGGGTACGGAGGGCTGCCTCTCCCTCCCGGGCCTTTACTCCGAGGAGGTGCCCCGGGCGGAGCGGATCCGCGTGGCCTACCAGGACGAGGAGGGGGTGGAGCGGACGGTGGAGCTCGAGGGGTACATGGCCCGGGTCTTTCAGCACGAGATTGACCACCTGGACGGGGTCTTTTTCTTTGAGCGCCTCCCTCAGCCCAAGCGGGAAGCCTTCCTGGAGGCCAACCGGCTGGAGTTGGCCCGGCTGCAAAGGGAGGCCAAGGCCCTGCTCAAGGAGCTTTCTGGACGATGA
- a CDS encoding HD domain-containing phosphohydrolase encodes MTPEVLELRRLQALVQAWRLLAPLERPQAVYQAVVEAAKASTRAVSVLLFLYRPLEDALELVAAAGLSRDKVGLRLPRGRGISWAVLEGGEPVYLADVRQDPRVVFLSGHPQSGVYLGVPLRNAAGQPIGVLSMDTAGGVGEILPEERFWIQALAEAAGVVLDRIEALGRAQAEAARAQALLQLSLSLEAARDPLVMAQEALETLLRLTPYHGGALYLFQEGTVRPAVFSGRYPPEFPRLYVEHPVRFGEGLLGHPRLWEGPVYVEDYARFPGALKPYAERGLRSALLVPLRPEGRRYGVLALGSFGEAVAYRPEDEALLKLVARRLEEALERLFHLRTLKATREAALKALSRVLEYRDLETQGHTERVAELSLRLGERVGFPDLEGLRLGAYFHDLGKLALPDEILRKPASLSTAEWRVVRTHPEVGLEILKSLPFLPKTALNVVLYHHERWDGSGYPRGLKGEAIPFEARIFAVVDVYDALISPRPYKRAWTEEEAKAELRALAGKALDPELVGAFLELI; translated from the coding sequence ATGACCCCCGAGGTTTTGGAGCTAAGGCGCTTGCAGGCCCTGGTCCAGGCCTGGCGCTTGCTGGCTCCCCTGGAACGCCCCCAGGCCGTCTACCAGGCGGTGGTGGAGGCCGCCAAGGCCTCCACCCGGGCGGTTTCCGTCCTTCTCTTCCTCTACCGCCCCCTGGAGGACGCCCTGGAGCTGGTGGCGGCCGCGGGGCTTAGCCGGGACAAGGTGGGCCTCCGGCTTCCCCGGGGCCGGGGGATTTCCTGGGCGGTCCTGGAAGGGGGGGAGCCCGTGTACCTGGCCGATGTGCGCCAGGACCCTCGGGTGGTCTTTCTCTCGGGACACCCCCAGTCGGGGGTCTACCTGGGGGTGCCCCTGCGCAACGCCGCGGGGCAGCCCATCGGCGTCCTTTCCATGGATACCGCCGGGGGGGTGGGGGAGATCCTCCCCGAGGAGCGCTTCTGGATCCAGGCCCTGGCCGAGGCCGCGGGGGTGGTGCTGGACCGGATTGAGGCCCTGGGCCGGGCCCAGGCCGAGGCTGCCCGGGCCCAGGCCCTGCTGCAGCTTTCCCTTTCCCTCGAGGCCGCCCGGGACCCCCTGGTCATGGCCCAGGAGGCCTTGGAAACCCTCCTCCGCCTCACCCCGTACCACGGGGGGGCCCTGTACCTTTTCCAGGAGGGTACGGTGCGACCGGCGGTTTTTTCCGGCCGCTACCCGCCGGAGTTTCCCCGGCTCTACGTGGAGCACCCCGTGCGTTTTGGGGAGGGGCTTCTGGGCCATCCCCGGCTCTGGGAGGGGCCGGTGTACGTGGAAGACTACGCCCGCTTTCCCGGGGCCCTGAAGCCCTATGCGGAAAGGGGCCTCCGCTCGGCCCTCTTGGTCCCTCTCCGGCCGGAGGGGCGGCGGTACGGGGTCCTGGCCCTGGGTTCCTTTGGGGAGGCGGTGGCCTACCGCCCGGAGGACGAGGCCCTTCTCAAGCTGGTGGCCCGGCGGCTGGAGGAGGCCTTGGAGCGCCTTTTCCACCTGAGGACCCTGAAGGCCACCCGGGAAGCGGCCCTGAAGGCCCTTTCCCGGGTGTTGGAGTACCGGGACCTGGAAACCCAGGGGCATACCGAGCGGGTGGCGGAGCTCTCCTTGCGCCTGGGGGAGCGCGTGGGCTTTCCTGACCTCGAGGGCCTGCGCCTGGGAGCTTACTTCCACGACCTGGGCAAGCTGGCCCTTCCCGACGAGATCCTGCGCAAGCCCGCCTCCCTTTCCACCGCCGAGTGGCGGGTGGTGCGGACCCACCCCGAGGTGGGCCTGGAGATCCTGAAAAGCCTCCCCTTCCTGCCCAAGACCGCCCTGAACGTGGTCCTGTACCATCATGAGCGCTGGGACGGTTCCGGCTACCCCCGGGGGCTCAAGGGGGAGGCCATCCCCTTCGAGGCCCGCATCTTTGCCGTGGTGGACGTCTACGACGCCCTGATCTCTCCCCGCCCTTACAAGCGGGCCTGGACGGAGGAGGAGGCCAAGGCCGAGCTCCGGGCCCTGGCCGGCAAGGCCCTGGACCCGGAGCTGGTGGGAGCTTTCCTGGAACTAATCTAG
- the fmt gene encoding methionyl-tRNA formyltransferase, with protein MRVAFFGTPRWAVPVLQALDRHHQVVLVVTQPDKPQGRGLRPAPSPVAQYAEARGLPLLKPKRLKGNEAFVQAFREAAPEVAVTAAYGKILPKEVLEVPPYGFLNLHPSLLPKYRGPAPVPWALIRGEKETGVAIMKTEEGLDTGPLYAVWRTEIGPEEDAQALAERLRDKGIELLLWVLQNLPHLTPTPQEGEASYAPLLTKEEGRIRFEDPAEAIFNRHRGVQPWPGSYFFHVGKRVKVLRMRPEPGKGEPGVVQGVDREGVLVGVGEGLIRLLEVQPEGRRPMPAADWARGYGVVPGTRLG; from the coding sequence ATGAGGGTGGCCTTCTTTGGCACGCCCCGCTGGGCGGTGCCGGTTTTGCAAGCCCTGGACCGCCACCACCAGGTGGTGCTGGTGGTCACCCAGCCCGACAAGCCCCAGGGCCGGGGCCTGAGGCCAGCCCCCAGCCCCGTGGCCCAGTACGCCGAGGCCCGGGGCCTGCCCCTCCTCAAGCCCAAGAGGCTCAAGGGGAACGAGGCCTTTGTCCAAGCCTTTAGGGAGGCAGCCCCGGAGGTGGCCGTCACCGCGGCTTACGGCAAGATCCTGCCCAAGGAGGTCCTCGAGGTTCCCCCCTATGGTTTCCTCAACCTCCACCCCTCCCTGCTCCCCAAGTACCGCGGCCCGGCCCCGGTGCCTTGGGCCCTCATCCGGGGGGAGAAGGAAACCGGGGTGGCCATCATGAAGACCGAGGAAGGGCTGGATACCGGTCCCTTGTACGCGGTGTGGCGCACGGAGATCGGCCCCGAGGAGGATGCCCAGGCCCTCGCCGAGCGCCTGCGGGACAAGGGCATAGAGCTCCTCCTCTGGGTGCTGCAAAACCTGCCCCACCTCACCCCCACCCCCCAGGAGGGGGAGGCCAGCTATGCCCCTCTCCTCACCAAGGAGGAGGGGCGGATCCGCTTTGAGGATCCCGCCGAGGCCATCTTCAACCGCCATCGGGGGGTGCAGCCCTGGCCGGGAAGCTACTTTTTCCACGTGGGGAAGCGGGTGAAGGTGCTCCGGATGCGTCCCGAGCCCGGGAAGGGGGAGCCGGGCGTGGTCCAGGGGGTGGACCGGGAGGGGGTTTTGGTGGGGGTGGGGGAGGGGCTTATCCGCCTCCTCGAGGTCCAACCCGAGGGCCGCCGCCCCATGCCGGCCGCCGACTGGGCCCGGGGGTACGGGGTGGTTCCGGGGACGCGTCTTGGGTGA